From a region of the Halanaerobium hydrogeniformans genome:
- the trpS gene encoding tryptophan--tRNA ligase: protein MSNKEKERILTGDRPTGKLHLGHYVGSLQNRVELQEEYDTFLIIADVQALTTNFEQPEKLGEDVRQVARDYLAAGIDPEKTTIFVQSMVPEIAELTIFFSMLVTVNQLRHNPTIKSEADQYGYKEMSYGFLGYPVSQAADISFCRANLVPVGEDQIPHIEQTRKIVRKFNNLYGEVFPEPKALISDFPRLMGLDGKSKMSKSLNNAIYLSDSVEEVNKKIMQAKTDPARIHKDDPGHPEVCTVFHYHEAFNKEESGEIASRCRAGTIGCVACKKRMAKKLNEFLDPMRERRKKYLENPELIEEIIQKGTKRARKEAAITLKKVREVMKIDYFNN, encoded by the coding sequence TTGTCAAATAAAGAAAAAGAAAGAATTTTAACCGGAGATAGACCAACTGGTAAGCTCCATTTGGGTCACTATGTAGGGAGTCTACAAAATAGAGTTGAGCTGCAGGAAGAATATGATACCTTTTTAATTATTGCCGATGTTCAGGCTTTGACAACAAACTTTGAGCAACCTGAAAAATTAGGTGAGGATGTTAGACAGGTTGCTAGAGATTATCTAGCAGCAGGAATCGATCCAGAAAAAACAACTATTTTTGTTCAGTCAATGGTACCAGAAATTGCTGAGCTTACAATATTTTTCTCAATGCTGGTTACTGTAAATCAACTTCGTCATAATCCGACTATAAAGTCTGAGGCAGATCAGTATGGTTATAAAGAAATGAGTTATGGATTTTTGGGTTATCCTGTTAGTCAGGCAGCAGACATTTCTTTTTGCAGAGCTAATTTAGTACCTGTCGGTGAAGATCAAATACCTCATATTGAACAAACAAGAAAAATTGTGCGTAAATTTAATAATTTATATGGTGAAGTATTTCCAGAACCTAAAGCACTAATAAGTGATTTTCCTCGTCTGATGGGGCTAGATGGAAAAAGCAAGATGAGTAAAAGTTTAAATAATGCTATTTATTTATCTGATTCTGTTGAAGAAGTTAATAAAAAAATAATGCAAGCAAAAACTGATCCAGCTAGAATACATAAAGATGATCCAGGCCATCCAGAAGTCTGTACAGTATTCCATTATCATGAGGCTTTTAATAAAGAAGAATCAGGTGAAATTGCAAGTAGATGTAGGGCTGGAACCATCGGTTGTGTTGCTTGCAAAAAAAGAATGGCTAAAAAATTAAATGAATTTTTAGATCCAATGAGAGAAAGAAGAAAAAAATATTTAGAAAATCCAGAGCTAATTGAAGAAATCATTCAAAAAGGCACTAAAAGAGCTAGAAAAGAAGCAGCCATAACTTTAAAAAAGGTTCGAGAAGTTATGAAAATAGATTATTTTAATAATTAA
- a CDS encoding UDP-N-acetylmuramoyl-tripeptide--D-alanyl-D-alanine ligase, which yields MESLTLAQIAEAASGKIIKGKAEIKIKDIVIDSREVKKDDLFIAIIGEINDGHEFIDSAVENGAKAVIVDRQINDYSNLAVIKVDDTTKALQDIAHYYRMKFKDLKIAAITGSVGKTSTKDMIAAVLAQKYKTLKTSGNYNNQIGLPLTLLRLCSKDEFAVLEMGMSGFGEIELLAELARPQIAVITNVGPAHIEQLGSIENVAAAKKELLDSLDKSGTAILNYDNEYTRKMAENFNSKLITFGFSAGADLQVIENKFNKDLNREEFKIIWQGKKLKFYLNKPGKHNIYNALAAIAIGFLNNMNPKGIQDGLSKIDFSDLRMEIKELENGAIVINDSYNANPISVRAALDVLAEMKGKRKIAVLASMLELGKMEKKAHLEIGEYIAKQNIDLLITVGEIAELIAEGAERTAMPVEKIYSFADKASTLKFLKDNLKKDDLLLIKGSRSNQMEKIVAEL from the coding sequence ATGGAAAGTTTAACCTTAGCCCAAATTGCAGAAGCGGCTTCTGGAAAAATTATTAAAGGTAAAGCAGAAATCAAAATCAAAGATATTGTTATTGACAGCAGAGAGGTAAAAAAAGATGATTTATTTATTGCTATTATTGGGGAAATAAATGATGGTCACGAATTTATTGATTCAGCTGTAGAAAATGGAGCAAAAGCAGTTATTGTAGATCGTCAAATTAATGATTATTCAAATCTTGCTGTTATCAAAGTTGATGATACAACTAAAGCATTACAGGATATTGCTCATTATTACAGAATGAAGTTTAAAGATCTAAAAATTGCTGCAATAACTGGAAGTGTAGGTAAAACAAGTACAAAAGATATGATAGCTGCAGTTTTAGCCCAGAAATATAAAACTTTAAAAACCTCAGGTAATTATAATAATCAAATTGGTTTACCTTTAACTCTACTGCGACTCTGTTCTAAAGATGAGTTTGCAGTTTTAGAAATGGGTATGAGTGGTTTTGGAGAAATTGAACTATTAGCAGAATTAGCCCGGCCGCAAATAGCTGTGATCACTAATGTTGGACCTGCTCATATTGAACAACTGGGTTCAATTGAAAATGTGGCAGCAGCAAAAAAAGAACTTCTTGATTCTTTGGATAAATCTGGTACAGCAATTTTAAATTATGATAATGAATATACGAGAAAAATGGCAGAAAATTTTAATTCAAAGCTAATAACTTTTGGTTTTTCTGCAGGAGCAGATCTGCAGGTAATAGAAAATAAATTTAATAAAGATTTAAATAGGGAAGAATTTAAGATTATCTGGCAGGGAAAAAAGCTTAAATTTTATTTAAATAAGCCTGGCAAACATAATATATATAATGCTTTAGCTGCTATTGCTATTGGTTTTTTAAATAATATGAATCCTAAAGGTATTCAAGATGGCTTAAGTAAAATAGATTTTTCTGATTTAAGAATGGAGATAAAAGAATTAGAAAATGGAGCAATTGTGATTAACGATAGCTATAATGCTAATCCTATTTCAGTTAGGGCAGCGCTTGATGTTTTAGCAGAAATGAAAGGTAAACGGAAGATTGCTGTTTTAGCTTCAATGCTTGAATTAGGAAAAATGGAAAAAAAGGCCCATTTGGAAATCGGTGAATATATAGCTAAACAAAATATAGACCTTTTAATCACAGTTGGGGAGATTGCAGAATTAATCGCAGAAGGAGCAGAAAGAACCGCAATGCCCGTTGAAAAAATATATTCTTTTGCTGATAAAGCCAGCACTTTAAAATTTTTAAAAGATAATTTAAAAAAAGATGATCTTTTGCTTATTAAAGGCTCAAGATCTAATCAAATGGAAAAAATAGTTGCAGAACTATAA
- the rsmH gene encoding 16S rRNA (cytosine(1402)-N(4))-methyltransferase RsmH, whose product MSFEHKAVLLNEAIKYLNIKEDGVYLDGTLGRGGHSFEILKKLSEHGKLIAIDRDIEAIKAVREKQPENSSLILEHANFLDFDKVLNKHSISKVDGMLFDLGVSSPQLDNAERGFSYQKDGPLDMRMNQNQALTAADIVNNYSQKELIKIISDYGEENWAVRIAEFIVEARKKEEIERTSELVEIIKAAVPKGARRGGGHPARRTFQALRIATNDELNQLQKLIKKSVSFLNKGGRIVIISFHSLEDRIVKHSFRELAKDCTCPPDFPICVCDKVSHVKVITRSPIEAKKNEVDSNPRARSAKLRAAEKI is encoded by the coding sequence ATGAGTTTTGAACACAAAGCAGTTTTATTAAATGAGGCAATAAAATATTTGAATATAAAAGAAGACGGAGTTTATCTTGATGGAACACTTGGCCGGGGGGGTCACAGTTTTGAAATTTTAAAAAAATTATCAGAGCATGGTAAATTAATTGCTATTGACCGGGATATAGAAGCAATTAAAGCTGTGCGGGAAAAACAACCAGAAAATTCTTCCCTAATTTTAGAACATGCTAATTTTTTGGACTTTGATAAAGTATTAAATAAACATTCAATTTCTAAAGTAGATGGTATGTTGTTTGATCTTGGTGTTTCTTCTCCACAGCTTGATAATGCAGAACGTGGTTTTAGTTACCAAAAAGATGGTCCACTTGATATGAGGATGAATCAAAATCAAGCTCTAACAGCAGCAGATATTGTTAATAATTACAGTCAGAAAGAACTAATTAAGATTATTAGTGATTATGGTGAAGAAAATTGGGCAGTTAGAATTGCTGAGTTCATTGTTGAAGCAAGAAAAAAAGAAGAAATAGAAAGAACTTCTGAACTTGTTGAAATAATAAAAGCAGCAGTTCCAAAAGGAGCTAGAAGGGGTGGAGGTCATCCTGCAAGACGGACTTTTCAAGCTCTAAGAATTGCAACCAATGATGAACTAAACCAACTGCAAAAATTAATTAAAAAAAGTGTTTCGTTTTTAAATAAAGGTGGAAGAATTGTAATCATAAGTTTTCATTCATTAGAAGATAGAATTGTTAAACATAGCTTTAGAGAATTAGCAAAAGATTGTACCTGTCCACCTGACTTTCCAATCTGTGTGTGTGATAAGGTTTCTCATGTTAAAGTAATTACTAGAAGTCCAATTGAAGCCAAAAAGAATGAAGTAGATAGTAACCCAAGGGCGAGGAGTGCTAAGTTAAGAGCTGCAGAGAAAATTTGA
- a CDS encoding DNA polymerase IV — protein MDELRVIHADMDAFFAAVEMRENPDMKGKAVIIGGKSLSNRGVVSTASYKAREYGIHSAMPIAQAKKLCPDGIYLPARHTLYKQVSKEVFFILNKYTPLIEKISIDEAFLDIKGCQRLYGSPLKIAKTIKKDVKDTTDLTISIGLSVNKFLAKLASDFEKPDGLTVIEAAEIKKIMAGLDIKKIWGIGDSFAKKLNELGIKKVKDIWPYSLEELKNRFGKAGVKIFYLSRGIDNREVESQSEIKSISHEETFAENIEDSEQLLAYLLKMSEKISFRLHSNSLSGNTVFIKVRYADFKTLNRQKSFKFSLDSTKNIYKIAQELIDKDDLFDKPVRLLGIGVSNLHDSQQKQLNLFEKENDNLDDTIDDIKRKFGFDKISRARKLYLKNDE, from the coding sequence ATGGATGAGCTAAGGGTTATTCATGCAGATATGGATGCTTTTTTTGCTGCAGTAGAAATGAGAGAAAATCCTGATATGAAGGGAAAAGCAGTTATTATTGGAGGTAAGAGTTTAAGCAATAGAGGTGTGGTTTCAACCGCATCTTATAAAGCAAGAGAATATGGGATACACTCTGCAATGCCAATTGCTCAGGCGAAAAAGTTATGTCCAGATGGTATTTATCTGCCAGCCCGCCACACATTATATAAACAGGTTTCTAAAGAAGTATTTTTTATTTTAAACAAATATACGCCTTTGATCGAAAAAATTTCTATTGATGAGGCTTTTTTAGATATAAAAGGCTGTCAGCGCCTATATGGAAGTCCTTTAAAAATTGCTAAAACAATAAAAAAAGATGTAAAAGATACTACTGACTTAACAATTTCGATTGGGCTTTCAGTTAATAAATTTTTGGCCAAACTTGCTTCAGATTTTGAAAAGCCAGATGGGTTGACGGTAATTGAAGCAGCTGAGATAAAAAAAATTATGGCAGGACTTGATATTAAAAAGATCTGGGGGATTGGAGATAGTTTTGCTAAAAAATTAAATGAGCTTGGAATTAAAAAGGTTAAAGATATTTGGCCTTATTCGCTTGAAGAATTAAAAAATAGATTCGGGAAAGCTGGAGTAAAAATATTTTACCTTTCTAGAGGAATAGATAATCGAGAAGTAGAAAGTCAAAGCGAGATTAAATCTATTAGCCATGAAGAGACTTTTGCTGAAAACATTGAAGATTCCGAGCAATTATTGGCCTATCTTTTAAAAATGAGTGAAAAAATATCTTTTCGTTTGCACAGCAATTCTTTAAGTGGTAATACTGTTTTCATCAAGGTCAGATATGCCGATTTTAAAACTTTAAACAGACAAAAATCATTTAAATTTTCTCTTGATAGTACAAAAAATATTTATAAAATTGCACAAGAATTGATTGATAAAGATGATTTATTTGATAAACCGGTACGATTACTTGGAATTGGAGTAAGCAATTTGCATGATTCTCAACAAAAGCAACTAAATCTTTTCGAAAAAGAAAATGATAATCTGGATGATACCATAGATGATATAAAAAGAAAATTTGGTTTTGATAAAATATCACGAGCTAGAAAATTATATTTAAAAAATGATGAATAA
- the mraZ gene encoding division/cell wall cluster transcriptional repressor MraZ, with the protein MFMGEFTHNMDNKGRLIIPSKLREELSEEFVITRGLDNCLFLYPMDEWKILEEKLTSLPMTSKNARNFVRFFFSGANECNLDKQGRVSLPVNLRDYADFEHEIVIIGLANRIELWAKEKWDKYMEDVEDSYEDIADAMEELGI; encoded by the coding sequence ATGTTTATGGGAGAATTTACACATAATATGGATAATAAAGGCCGATTAATCATTCCTTCTAAGCTTAGAGAAGAGCTGAGTGAGGAATTTGTAATAACTCGTGGCCTGGATAATTGTCTCTTTCTCTATCCTATGGATGAATGGAAAATATTAGAAGAAAAACTCACTTCTTTGCCTATGACAAGTAAAAATGCTAGAAATTTTGTCCGCTTTTTCTTTTCTGGCGCAAATGAATGTAATCTAGATAAACAGGGTAGAGTATCGCTGCCTGTAAATTTAAGAGATTATGCAGATTTTGAACACGAAATTGTTATTATAGGTTTAGCTAACAGAATTGAACTCTGGGCAAAAGAGAAATGGGACAAATATATGGAAGATGTAGAAGATTCTTATGAAGATATAGCAGATGCAATGGAAGAACTAGGAATCTAG
- a CDS encoding septum formation initiator family protein yields the protein MYQKSYNNLNYQHKYLDSSSYGIFDLKKQAFSIFYIIILLLISISIILFISQTLKINQTSYELLELERRLESIKAENQKLELNLAQKTSLSQIERIAKNELNMVEAKNREYLVYNDQIEVEESFVADIPQEQFLLARIYDKIVARIMTVQAESID from the coding sequence ATGTATCAGAAAAGTTATAATAATCTTAATTATCAGCATAAATATTTAGACAGCTCTTCTTATGGAATTTTTGATCTAAAAAAACAGGCTTTTAGTATTTTTTACATAATAATTTTATTATTAATCAGCATTTCTATTATATTATTTATTTCTCAAACTTTAAAAATTAATCAAACAAGTTATGAACTTTTAGAATTAGAAAGAAGGTTAGAGAGCATTAAAGCCGAAAATCAAAAATTAGAACTTAATCTTGCTCAAAAAACCTCACTCTCACAGATAGAGAGAATAGCTAAAAATGAATTAAATATGGTAGAAGCTAAAAACAGAGAATATTTGGTATATAATGATCAAATTGAAGTTGAAGAGAGTTTTGTTGCAGATATTCCTCAAGAACAGTTTTTATTGGCTCGTATTTATGATAAAATAGTAGCTAGAATCATGACAGTACAGGCTGAGTCGATTGATTAG
- a CDS encoding D-alanine--D-alanine ligase family protein: MSSSKINIALIYGGRSAEHEVSILSTRSIYNNLDKSKYNIFPIAISKTGRWFETEKSLEYLNSETNSIPDQADRKLFPLEVIDFLQKNIDLAFPVLHGPYGEDGKIQGFFEILDIPYVGCNLSSSAVSMDKELMKKLFAYHDIPQTKFQVLKKSQYKVKRKKEFYEELTKKLGLPFFVKPANMGSSIGITKVNEKKNFAEAINSAFEHDNKIIIENFVKAREIEASIISLDNEIRVSIPGEIIAQHDFYDYKAKYQDSKTRLVIPAEIDDKIKKEIKLLAVKAFNAVGGDALARIDFFLTENNDLLVNEINTMPGFTQFSMYPLLFKESGFPYQKLLDQMIEQALNRDI, encoded by the coding sequence TTGTCTAGTTCTAAAATTAATATTGCTTTAATTTATGGGGGAAGATCAGCTGAACATGAAGTTTCAATTCTTTCTACCCGCTCAATATATAATAATTTAGATAAAAGCAAATATAATATTTTTCCCATTGCAATATCTAAAACAGGGAGATGGTTTGAAACTGAAAAATCTCTAGAATATTTAAATAGTGAAACAAATAGTATTCCTGATCAAGCAGATAGGAAGTTGTTTCCTTTAGAAGTTATTGATTTTTTGCAGAAAAACATAGATTTAGCATTTCCTGTTTTACATGGTCCTTATGGTGAAGATGGTAAAATACAGGGTTTTTTCGAAATATTAGATATACCTTATGTTGGTTGCAATTTGAGTTCTTCAGCTGTTTCTATGGATAAAGAACTTATGAAAAAATTATTTGCTTATCATGATATCCCTCAGACTAAATTTCAGGTACTTAAAAAATCTCAATATAAAGTAAAAAGAAAAAAAGAATTTTATGAAGAATTAACAAAGAAACTCGGTCTTCCTTTTTTTGTAAAGCCAGCAAATATGGGTTCAAGTATTGGGATAACTAAAGTGAATGAGAAAAAAAACTTTGCTGAAGCAATAAATTCTGCATTTGAACATGACAATAAAATTATAATAGAAAACTTCGTCAAAGCAAGAGAAATAGAAGCCTCTATAATATCATTAGATAATGAAATCAGGGTATCTATACCTGGAGAAATTATTGCACAACATGATTTTTATGATTATAAAGCTAAATATCAAGATTCAAAGACCAGGTTGGTTATTCCAGCTGAGATAGATGATAAAATAAAAAAAGAAATAAAACTCCTGGCGGTTAAAGCTTTTAATGCAGTAGGTGGAGATGCACTGGCAAGAATTGATTTTTTTCTAACCGAAAACAATGATCTTTTAGTTAATGAAATTAATACCATGCCTGGATTTACTCAATTTAGTATGTATCCTCTTCTTTTTAAAGAAAGTGGTTTTCCCTATCAAAAGCTTTTAGATCAAATGATAGAACAAGCTTTGAATAGAGATATATAA
- a CDS encoding UDP-N-acetylmuramoyl-L-alanyl-D-glutamate--2,6-diaminopimelate ligase has translation MKLNKILNGIEHKIINGKNDLNISDLQYDSRKIKNNDLFIAIKGFNVDGHDYIKEAVEKGATAVIVEKKLKKYLSGITYIEVENTRKEMAVLAKNFFANPLADIDLIGITGTNGKTTTAYLIYNILRKNSFKTAMFGTIKNIIAGEEISATRTTPESLDLYRYFSQAKTAGVQYIVMEVSSHALDLYRVHQMDFSLAVFTNLSPEHLDYHKDLASYRQAKSKLFSQLSPDASAVINLDDKNSGFMLEKSKAHNFKYSLSNQNADLYCQNYKLKQNSLNYQSQGLIKRNFQLKLGGIFNIYNSLAAVLSVFLLGISADKIVNSLEEIKGVPGRFELINAGQDFQLIVDYAHTPDGMENVLEAAKEITKNRLIVLFGCGGDRDRSKRPVMAKLAEDNADYVFLTNDNPRSEDPEFILSEIKSGFSNSFSNYEVISDRKKAIVEAINFAKKDDIILILGRGHEKYQVIKDKKIELDDRKVAYQALKERSS, from the coding sequence ATGAAATTGAATAAAATTTTAAATGGAATTGAACATAAAATTATAAACGGCAAGAATGATCTTAATATTTCTGATCTGCAGTATGATTCACGAAAAATAAAAAATAATGATCTTTTTATAGCAATAAAAGGTTTTAATGTTGACGGGCACGATTATATAAAAGAAGCAGTTGAAAAGGGTGCAACTGCGGTTATTGTTGAAAAAAAATTAAAAAAATATTTGTCTGGGATAACATATATTGAAGTAGAAAACACGAGAAAAGAAATGGCTGTGCTTGCAAAAAACTTCTTTGCTAATCCACTGGCAGATATTGATTTAATAGGAATTACAGGTACTAATGGAAAGACAACAACTGCCTATTTAATTTACAACATCTTAAGAAAAAACTCTTTTAAAACAGCAATGTTTGGAACAATTAAAAATATTATTGCTGGAGAAGAAATTTCTGCGACAAGAACTACTCCAGAATCTTTAGATTTATATCGTTATTTCTCTCAAGCAAAAACTGCTGGTGTTCAATATATTGTTATGGAAGTATCGTCTCATGCGCTGGACCTTTATAGAGTTCATCAGATGGATTTTTCTTTAGCTGTATTTACTAACTTGAGTCCAGAACATCTTGATTACCATAAAGATTTAGCCAGCTATCGTCAGGCAAAATCAAAACTTTTTTCTCAATTAAGCCCTGATGCATCTGCTGTAATTAATCTGGATGATAAAAATTCTGGGTTTATGCTGGAAAAATCAAAAGCACATAATTTTAAATATAGTTTAAGCAATCAAAATGCAGATTTATACTGTCAAAATTATAAATTAAAACAAAATTCCTTGAATTATCAAAGTCAGGGTTTAATAAAAAGAAATTTTCAACTTAAACTAGGTGGTATATTTAACATCTATAATTCACTTGCTGCAGTTTTAAGCGTTTTTTTGCTTGGCATAAGTGCTGATAAGATCGTTAATAGTTTAGAAGAAATTAAAGGAGTACCAGGTAGATTCGAGTTAATTAATGCGGGCCAAGATTTCCAATTAATAGTCGACTATGCTCATACTCCTGATGGTATGGAAAATGTTTTAGAAGCAGCTAAAGAAATAACAAAAAATAGGTTAATTGTTTTATTTGGTTGTGGTGGAGATAGAGATCGTTCTAAAAGACCGGTTATGGCAAAACTAGCCGAGGATAATGCAGACTATGTTTTTTTAACTAATGATAATCCTCGTTCTGAAGATCCAGAATTTATTTTAAGTGAAATTAAAAGTGGATTTAGTAATTCTTTTTCAAATTATGAGGTTATATCTGATCGAAAAAAAGCTATAGTTGAAGCGATTAATTTTGCAAAAAAAGATGATATCATACTCATTTTAGGGAGAGGACATGAAAAATATCAGGTAATAAAAGATAAAAAAATTGAGCTTGATGATAGAAAGGTTGCCTATCAAGCCTTAAAGGAGCGAAGCAGCTAA
- a CDS encoding penicillin-binding transpeptidase domain-containing protein — MQEFKESIKNRAMFYFVVIFLLFVIIAFRLVWIQVINSAEYKDKALNQRMREFVVNSERGIIYDNTGRKLAVSLAAKTVVALPDSIINPKKTAEELAVLLDANYNTIYRRITSDAAAIFLQRKIDDELHQELLNRDIPGIIFIDESKRHYPEGELASHLLGFTGIDNNGLSGLELSYNNYLVGKEGRMAVERDAAGQTIPAGIRESIPVQNGHDLHLTIDQVIQYFAERELRLAEQNFEISGGSIIVMDSQNGDVLALANTPTYDPNNFQAYPEKNWRNRAINDVFEPGSTFKIITTAAALEEGVITENDILTDPGHIYVGRHEISCWSDTGHGAHTFADVVKTSCNPGFVEVALKMDKDTFYSYIDAFGFGNRTSIRLPAEADGILPEYNRIGQVELATFSFGHGLSVTPIQLASAVSAVANGGKLMQPRLVREIDRGENQANIINEPAAIRQVISEQTANKTKELLKQTVLSGTGTQAAIEGYEIAGKTGTAQHYNADLYDASFVGILPTEQTDLTVLVILYDITGDSYYGSQTAAPVFKNLGENILSYLDVKPNFNQQPEYELSDEKLTVPDLKNLSRFKAEQSLREKGFNVKIQGDGDIIVDQLPKAGAVVNKDSTVWLFDDEVKNYNILIPVPDFRNMDIEEAKELAALKGLKISYSGNSGKVIGQSVYPGRRIETDEVINLKLQ, encoded by the coding sequence TTGCAAGAGTTTAAAGAAAGTATCAAAAATCGGGCAATGTTTTATTTTGTAGTTATTTTTTTACTATTCGTTATTATTGCTTTCCGCTTAGTATGGATACAGGTTATTAATAGTGCAGAATATAAAGATAAAGCTTTAAATCAAAGAATGAGAGAGTTTGTTGTTAATTCAGAAAGAGGAATAATTTATGATAATACCGGCAGAAAACTTGCAGTTAGTTTAGCGGCAAAAACTGTAGTTGCACTGCCGGATAGTATTATAAACCCCAAAAAAACTGCTGAAGAATTGGCAGTTTTACTGGATGCAAATTATAATACTATCTATCGAAGAATCACCTCAGATGCTGCAGCTATTTTTTTGCAGAGGAAAATTGATGATGAACTACATCAGGAATTGTTAAATAGAGATATTCCTGGTATAATTTTTATTGATGAAAGCAAAAGACATTATCCTGAGGGAGAATTAGCATCTCATTTATTAGGGTTTACGGGTATTGATAATAATGGTTTAAGTGGCTTAGAGCTTTCGTATAATAATTATCTGGTTGGTAAAGAAGGAAGAATGGCTGTAGAAAGGGATGCAGCAGGTCAAACAATACCAGCTGGTATCAGAGAATCAATCCCAGTTCAAAACGGCCATGATCTTCATTTAACCATTGATCAGGTTATTCAATATTTTGCTGAAAGAGAACTTAGATTAGCAGAGCAAAATTTTGAGATTTCTGGTGGCTCAATCATTGTAATGGATTCTCAGAATGGAGATGTACTGGCTTTAGCAAACACCCCAACCTATGATCCCAATAATTTTCAAGCTTATCCAGAAAAAAATTGGCGTAATCGAGCAATTAATGATGTTTTTGAACCTGGTTCAACCTTCAAAATTATTACTACAGCAGCAGCTTTAGAAGAAGGTGTAATCACTGAAAATGATATTTTAACTGATCCTGGCCATATTTATGTTGGCCGACATGAAATAAGTTGTTGGAGTGATACCGGTCATGGTGCTCATACATTTGCAGATGTTGTAAAAACATCATGTAATCCAGGTTTTGTCGAAGTTGCTTTAAAAATGGATAAAGACACATTTTATTCTTATATTGATGCCTTTGGTTTTGGAAATAGAACTTCTATTAGACTTCCCGCTGAAGCTGATGGTATTTTGCCTGAGTATAATAGGATTGGTCAAGTAGAATTGGCTACTTTCTCTTTTGGGCATGGGCTTTCTGTAACTCCCATCCAATTGGCTTCAGCAGTATCTGCAGTAGCAAATGGAGGCAAATTAATGCAGCCCAGGTTGGTAAGAGAGATTGATAGAGGAGAAAACCAAGCAAATATCATAAATGAGCCTGCAGCTATCCGTCAGGTAATTTCAGAGCAGACCGCCAACAAAACTAAAGAACTTTTAAAACAAACTGTATTAAGTGGCACTGGTACTCAAGCAGCAATTGAAGGTTATGAAATCGCTGGTAAAACTGGTACTGCTCAGCATTATAATGCTGATCTTTATGATGCTTCTTTTGTTGGGATATTGCCAACAGAGCAAACTGACCTTACGGTTTTAGTAATTTTATACGATATAACTGGAGATAGTTATTATGGGAGCCAAACTGCTGCTCCAGTATTTAAAAATCTTGGTGAAAATATTTTAAGTTATTTAGATGTAAAGCCTAATTTTAATCAGCAGCCAGAATATGAACTTAGTGATGAAAAATTAACTGTGCCAGATTTAAAAAATCTCAGTAGATTTAAAGCAGAACAAAGCTTGAGAGAAAAAGGTTTTAATGTTAAAATACAGGGAGATGGAGATATAATTGTTGATCAACTTCCTAAAGCTGGTGCAGTAGTAAATAAAGATTCTACAGTTTGGCTTTTTGATGATGAAGTGAAAAATTATAATATTTTAATTCCTGTTCCAGATTTTCGAAATATGGATATAGAGGAAGCAAAAGAATTGGCAGCTTTAAAAGGTTTGAAAATTTCTTACAGTGGTAATAGTGGTAAGGTAATTGGACAATCAGTTTATCCAGGTAGAAGAATTGAAACTGATGAGGTTATCAATTTAAAACTGCAGTAA
- a CDS encoding Fur family transcriptional regulator → MAKQTRMTKQRKAILRILKNTDSHPTADWIYERVREEIPNISLGTVYRNLNVLAELGKINVLDYGSNQSRYDGKSGHHYHFHCEKCGNVYDLEIDLDTDLNNKINEETQFIAENHRLEFSGICHECQQKN, encoded by the coding sequence ATGGCTAAACAAACAAGAATGACAAAACAGCGTAAAGCCATTTTGAGAATTCTAAAAAACACAGACTCCCATCCAACTGCTGACTGGATATATGAAAGGGTCAGAGAAGAAATCCCAAATATTAGCCTGGGAACAGTATACAGAAACTTAAATGTTCTTGCTGAACTGGGGAAAATAAATGTGCTAGATTATGGCAGTAATCAAAGTCGTTATGATGGTAAGTCTGGTCATCACTATCATTTCCACTGTGAAAAATGTGGTAATGTTTATGATTTAGAAATTGACTTAGATACTGATTTAAATAATAAGATAAATGAAGAAACCCAATTTATTGCGGAAAACCACCGTCTCGAATTCAGTGGTATCTGCCATGAATGTCAACAAAAAAACTAA